The Cloacibacillus sp. genome has a window encoding:
- a CDS encoding ABC transporter ATP-binding protein produces the protein MEEKKPILSVQNLVVNYGAIQALKGASLDVYPGEIVAVIGANGAGKSTMMKAIMGDEPRAGGKVLLDGKELPSKSFQVVTAGVSLSPEGRKVFAPLTVLENLEMGAFPLSDKAQIEHLKESVFQLFPRLLERKSQYAGTLSGGEQQMLAIGRALMAAPRVLLLDEPSLGLAPIIINEIFKELTEVNQKLGMTILIVEQNAKKALQLSHRAYVIQTGVITMEGNSKDLLKNPEIEAAYLGGKKK, from the coding sequence ATGGAAGAAAAAAAACCAATTCTCTCCGTACAAAACCTCGTCGTCAATTACGGCGCGATCCAGGCTCTAAAGGGAGCGTCGCTTGACGTCTATCCCGGTGAGATCGTCGCGGTCATCGGCGCAAACGGCGCTGGAAAGTCAACCATGATGAAAGCCATCATGGGCGACGAGCCTAGAGCGGGCGGCAAGGTGCTGCTTGACGGCAAAGAACTGCCGTCAAAGAGCTTCCAGGTCGTCACCGCCGGCGTAAGCCTTTCGCCGGAAGGACGCAAAGTCTTCGCGCCGCTTACAGTTCTTGAAAACCTTGAGATGGGAGCCTTCCCGCTCTCAGACAAGGCTCAGATAGAACATCTCAAAGAAAGCGTCTTCCAGCTATTCCCGAGGCTGCTCGAACGCAAGAGCCAGTACGCGGGAACGCTATCCGGCGGCGAACAGCAGATGCTCGCCATTGGGCGCGCGCTGATGGCGGCGCCTCGCGTCCTGTTGCTTGACGAACCTTCGCTTGGACTTGCCCCTATCATAATCAACGAAATATTCAAAGAACTGACAGAGGTCAATCAAAAGCTCGGCATGACGATACTGATAGTAGAGCAGAACGCGAAGAAAGCGCTTCAGCTTTCCCACCGCGCCTACGTCATCCAGACCGGCGTCATCACGATGGAGGGCAATTCAAAAGACCTTTTGAAAAACCCGGAGATCGAAGCGGCCTATCTGGGCGGCAAGAAAAAATAA
- a CDS encoding ABC transporter ATP-binding protein: MTAPVLELKDVNKAFGGVQAVRDMSFTIQKGELAGLIGPNGAGKTTIFNLVTGVYDVTSGQINFKGENLNKLKTYQVIRKGIARTFQNLRLFAASTVLENVMTAAQQHYTYSFAEALTHVGRWSGMEKKTRGESMELLERVGLADRADQAAGTLPYGLQRRLEIARAISLRPELLLLDEPAAGMNADEVEHLNGLIRAIHKDFDLTILLIEHHMDMVMAICPHIVCMNFGAKIAEGNPEQIQSDPEVLKAYLGEEE, encoded by the coding sequence ATGACTGCCCCCGTTCTTGAACTAAAAGATGTAAACAAGGCCTTCGGCGGCGTTCAGGCTGTCCGCGACATGAGCTTCACCATCCAAAAGGGCGAGCTTGCCGGCCTCATCGGGCCTAACGGCGCTGGAAAGACGACCATCTTCAACCTTGTCACCGGCGTCTACGACGTAACAAGCGGACAGATAAACTTCAAGGGTGAAAATCTCAACAAGCTGAAGACCTATCAGGTCATCCGCAAAGGTATAGCCCGCACCTTCCAGAACCTGCGCCTCTTTGCGGCCTCAACGGTGCTTGAAAACGTCATGACCGCGGCGCAGCAGCATTACACCTATTCTTTCGCCGAGGCGCTCACCCATGTGGGCCGCTGGAGCGGAATGGAAAAAAAGACGCGCGGCGAGAGCATGGAACTTCTTGAGCGTGTGGGCCTAGCCGACCGCGCGGACCAGGCCGCGGGAACTCTTCCTTACGGCCTTCAGCGCAGACTTGAGATAGCGCGCGCAATATCGCTGCGCCCCGAGCTTCTTCTGCTTGACGAACCGGCCGCCGGAATGAACGCCGACGAAGTCGAGCATCTGAACGGTCTGATAAGGGCTATCCATAAGGATTTCGACCTTACCATCCTGCTCATTGAGCACCACATGGACATGGTCATGGCGATATGCCCTCATATCGTCTGCATGAACTTTGGCGCAAAAATTGCGGAGGGCAACCCGGAGCAGATACAGAGCGACCCGGAAGTGCTCAAGGCCTACCTTGGAGAGGAGGAGTAG
- a CDS encoding branched-chain amino acid ABC transporter permease produces MEGYAGGIITLLAINCIAALGVSLFTGFTGVFTLGHAGYMAIGAYTAAILTVEYGVHYVLAIIAGGILAMVFAYLIGIPTLKLVGDYYAIASLGLGEAIRLIIENWNSVTRGARGYPGIEGFTTMPVAIGFLLIMTIGMFFIVYSSYGRAFKACRDDYVAASLLGFNTAHYRVLSLAISGFYCGVSGALLAGFMSFIQPVMFDMAKSTELVSIVVFGGLGSMSGCLLGTTILTLVTELFRPISQYRMLVYGLVLVLVMVLRPEGIMGTSELTASYIKGLFKKKKKTDTAEEGAR; encoded by the coding sequence ATGGAAGGTTATGCCGGAGGTATTATAACTCTCCTTGCGATCAACTGCATAGCTGCCCTTGGGGTATCGCTCTTTACAGGCTTCACCGGCGTATTCACGCTGGGACATGCCGGCTATATGGCGATAGGAGCCTATACGGCGGCTATCCTCACAGTTGAATACGGCGTGCATTATGTGCTTGCGATAATAGCGGGCGGCATACTTGCTATGGTATTCGCCTACCTGATAGGCATCCCGACGCTGAAGCTTGTCGGAGACTACTACGCCATCGCCTCTCTCGGGCTTGGCGAAGCTATACGCCTCATCATCGAAAACTGGAACTCCGTAACGCGCGGCGCGCGCGGCTATCCCGGCATCGAAGGATTCACTACGATGCCAGTGGCGATCGGGTTCCTGCTCATAATGACGATAGGCATGTTCTTCATCGTCTACAGCAGTTACGGACGAGCCTTCAAGGCCTGCCGCGACGACTATGTCGCAGCCTCGCTGCTTGGCTTCAACACGGCGCACTACCGCGTGCTCAGCCTCGCTATCTCCGGCTTCTACTGCGGAGTATCGGGCGCGCTGCTTGCGGGATTCATGTCCTTCATCCAGCCGGTAATGTTCGACATGGCGAAGTCTACGGAACTTGTCTCCATCGTCGTCTTCGGCGGCCTCGGCTCAATGAGCGGATGCCTGCTCGGCACGACGATCCTGACGCTTGTAACGGAGCTATTCCGTCCCATCTCACAGTACCGTATGCTCGTATACGGACTTGTCCTTGTGCTTGTAATGGTGCTGCGTCCTGAGGGCATCATGGGCACGAGCGAACTTACCGCGTCCTACATCAAAGGGCTTTTCAAAAAGAAAAAAAAGACTGACACGGCAGAGGAGGGAGCCAGATAA
- a CDS encoding branched-chain amino acid ABC transporter permease, which yields MDTFIQQLINGLSLGSVYALIAVGYSLVYSVLLFSNFAHGGFLVIGGYICYFVLRSGGANIWVASIAALIGAGVSAIVVERLAYRPIRERTPITLYMLIASMGMSIVIENIFVVTVGGRFRALPPVIPTDPVNFFGLATTSAFDILSLVTAVVFLAGLQLFLVKTKWGLAIRAASYNLKTAGLMGVNVNRLISIVFFVAGLLAGVGGIFLSVRYTLYPQLGMITTKAFVAAVIGGLGSLPGAVVGSLILGVAEMLTAGFISSQFRDLVVFGILIITLIIRPTGLFGKSVGEKV from the coding sequence TTGGATACCTTTATCCAGCAGTTGATCAACGGACTGTCGTTAGGTTCGGTCTACGCTCTTATCGCAGTCGGTTATTCACTGGTTTACTCTGTACTGCTCTTCTCCAACTTTGCACACGGCGGATTTCTCGTCATCGGCGGCTACATCTGTTACTTCGTACTCCGTTCAGGCGGAGCGAATATCTGGGTGGCCTCCATCGCGGCGCTTATCGGAGCTGGAGTTTCCGCCATCGTTGTTGAACGTCTGGCCTATCGCCCGATAAGAGAACGCACGCCCATCACGCTCTATATGCTCATCGCTTCAATGGGCATGAGCATCGTTATTGAGAATATTTTCGTGGTCACGGTCGGCGGCCGCTTCCGCGCTCTGCCCCCCGTCATCCCGACTGATCCGGTAAATTTCTTCGGACTGGCCACAACAAGCGCGTTTGACATCCTCTCGCTCGTGACGGCGGTCGTTTTCCTCGCGGGACTTCAGCTCTTCCTTGTAAAGACAAAATGGGGCCTTGCCATACGCGCGGCTTCATACAACCTTAAGACGGCCGGACTCATGGGCGTCAATGTCAACCGGCTCATCTCCATCGTCTTCTTCGTGGCAGGTCTGCTTGCCGGCGTCGGCGGCATATTCCTCTCCGTCCGCTACACGCTCTATCCGCAGCTTGGCATGATAACGACGAAGGCCTTCGTCGCGGCGGTCATAGGCGGCCTTGGCTCGCTTCCCGGCGCTGTGGTCGGAAGCCTCATTCTTGGAGTCGCAGAGATGCTCACGGCGGGATTCATATCCAGCCAGTTCCGCGACCTCGTCGTTTTTGGAATACTGATAATCACATTGATAATACGCCCGACGGGGCTCTTCGGTAAGTCCGTCGGCGAGAAAGTGTAG
- a CDS encoding ABC transporter substrate-binding protein has translation MKKVLALLAIIFVICAAGVAFAAEPIKIGYLAALTGDYAQYGITEVNMAKMVVADINAKGGILGRKIELIPYDTKTRNEDAVNAVRRMIESDKVCAIVGANSSGINIATAPIVAKGQTPQISTVGTNPLVTVDNKGNVRPYSFRICFTDPYQGALAADLAYKDLNKKKAAILYNVGSDYAQGLREFFVKDYEKLGGKIVADEGFRETDVDFRAQLTKIKNSGADVLFLPGMGKDMALAIKQAQELGLKAVIVGGDGYAEFMNEIAGPAMKGTYYVNHTYLDDPGMAPIFKRYKEVYKDDCKEFVNGTMAYDGMYWLIDAIKRAGKAEGPAIAKALEATKGLKLHHATLTIDPKTHNPLNKAGIILKVGDDLKTKFYKKVEPK, from the coding sequence TTGAAAAAAGTACTGGCTTTACTGGCGATCATCTTTGTGATTTGCGCGGCGGGCGTGGCTTTTGCGGCGGAGCCCATTAAGATCGGCTATCTGGCCGCTCTGACAGGCGACTACGCGCAGTACGGCATCACGGAAGTCAACATGGCTAAGATGGTCGTAGCGGACATCAACGCCAAAGGCGGCATTCTCGGACGCAAGATCGAACTAATTCCTTATGACACAAAAACACGTAATGAAGACGCAGTCAACGCTGTTCGTCGTATGATCGAAAGCGACAAAGTCTGCGCTATCGTAGGCGCCAACTCAAGCGGCATCAATATCGCGACCGCTCCCATCGTTGCGAAGGGACAGACCCCCCAGATATCAACGGTTGGCACGAACCCCCTCGTCACAGTTGACAACAAAGGCAATGTACGCCCCTATTCCTTCCGTATCTGCTTCACAGACCCGTATCAGGGCGCTCTCGCGGCTGACCTTGCTTACAAAGATCTGAACAAAAAGAAGGCCGCAATCCTTTACAACGTAGGTTCCGACTATGCTCAGGGACTTCGTGAGTTCTTCGTAAAAGATTATGAGAAACTTGGCGGCAAGATCGTAGCTGACGAAGGCTTCCGTGAGACGGACGTCGACTTCCGCGCTCAGCTTACAAAGATCAAGAACTCCGGCGCAGACGTCCTCTTCCTGCCGGGCATGGGCAAAGACATGGCGCTCGCCATCAAACAGGCTCAGGAACTCGGACTTAAGGCTGTCATCGTCGGCGGCGACGGATATGCTGAATTCATGAACGAAATAGCAGGCCCCGCAATGAAGGGCACCTATTACGTCAACCATACCTACCTTGACGACCCCGGAATGGCGCCGATATTCAAGCGTTACAAGGAAGTCTACAAGGACGACTGCAAAGAATTCGTAAACGGCACAATGGCCTATGACGGCATGTACTGGCTCATCGACGCCATCAAACGCGCCGGCAAAGCCGAAGGCCCCGCGATAGCTAAGGCTCTCGAAGCGACAAAGGGACTTAAACTGCATCACGCTACGCTTACGATCGACCCCAAGACCCATAACCCGCTCAACAAGGCCGGCATAATCCTTAAAGTCGGCGACGACCTTAAAACAAAGTTCTACAAGAAGGTTGAACCCAAATAA
- a CDS encoding M14 family zinc carboxypeptidase codes for MKKHIGILVALIAALAIYPAIASNYPVIEWGGYNGGSSDAAAGYKKYPKVVEDYFNVNRVKYDIPTFTHEGYSSTAMGEIGRVTSQEDMEAYLESLPKTHMQMRYVSEFATYDNKNSPPGLGEPLRTFKSPLLVFSSTAVFDPKDVKALGKPIVWIEASIHGGEIAGSEAMLVLAKRLADGDLTPLLDKVTVIIWPRYNLDGLWKYQRGTDTVKPRRYKANGTEFDWANDSGGLDQNRDNTGFESPITRLMHRMVNAYEPHFIADAHQMGDKVTTGTFYKFDITTLFTNNPNTPEELNVLAHDGDKSLENLVKTALRKKGLEWWFYIGSGTTAKGKAEYWDGTKFTSSDKYPVAYTDIQEGNPEEGITDTAGRLKGAFGLLSESRTPSGGVTTNYERRIQANEIVYETMIKAFADDELGPKLKKAVDDARKTMATDRSKLVVKLMNGDPVSVDVEIPGEKGVPILRLVRDPSSPDQPIVSADYFPARVSRSRYVTYDKNTPYSYVERPYAYIVSADAAVAARIANTGVRIQRLAKDTTVEVEAYKVTAFGKNVNFIGRDGFEITVSQLETGITGVELAKKTVTFPKGTFVFYMDQWASVHAALTVEPMGCRNFGNYWYNRIGESKKGFLPVALNADYPAYRYMKPEKLDTYEVPNVTPLVSGTFVEFPTMLTQEEVQKYTGKTVGSLITMSTFTVNNQKKSFGAYLPKTDIDGKWYAWNWKEEKAEELSLNNENFVELPKDNISAEKGVVLFKKAAVVDNGGSSGCAMAGYGILILLGVIPVMVRSKRRHW; via the coding sequence TTGAAGAAACACATCGGTATTTTAGTTGCGCTTATAGCTGCTCTCGCTATTTATCCGGCGATTGCCTCAAATTATCCGGTTATTGAGTGGGGTGGGTACAATGGCGGAAGCAGTGATGCTGCCGCTGGTTACAAAAAATATCCAAAAGTTGTGGAAGATTATTTTAACGTAAATAGAGTAAAATATGACATCCCTACTTTTACGCATGAAGGCTATAGCTCAACTGCAATGGGAGAGATAGGCCGTGTAACCTCTCAGGAAGATATGGAGGCCTACCTTGAATCCCTTCCAAAAACTCACATGCAAATGCGTTATGTCAGCGAATTCGCTACGTATGATAATAAAAATTCACCTCCGGGTCTTGGGGAGCCGCTAAGGACTTTTAAATCCCCTCTGTTGGTTTTTAGCAGCACTGCCGTATTTGACCCCAAAGATGTCAAGGCACTGGGTAAGCCGATTGTGTGGATCGAGGCTTCAATACACGGCGGAGAGATTGCTGGCAGTGAAGCGATGCTTGTTCTTGCCAAACGCTTGGCAGACGGAGATCTCACCCCACTTCTTGATAAGGTTACAGTGATAATATGGCCACGCTATAATCTCGATGGTTTGTGGAAGTACCAGCGTGGCACTGATACCGTAAAGCCGCGCCGTTACAAAGCCAATGGAACAGAGTTTGACTGGGCCAATGATAGCGGCGGTCTTGATCAGAACAGAGATAATACCGGTTTTGAGTCTCCCATTACACGCCTCATGCACAGAATGGTCAATGCTTATGAGCCCCATTTTATTGCCGATGCGCATCAAATGGGAGATAAAGTGACTACCGGCACGTTCTACAAATTCGATATAACCACGCTCTTTACAAACAATCCCAACACACCAGAAGAACTCAACGTTCTTGCGCACGATGGGGATAAATCGTTGGAAAACCTTGTCAAGACGGCCCTTCGCAAGAAAGGACTCGAGTGGTGGTTTTATATTGGAAGCGGCACGACAGCAAAAGGGAAAGCAGAGTACTGGGATGGTACTAAGTTTACTTCAAGCGACAAATATCCCGTTGCCTATACTGATATTCAGGAAGGCAATCCAGAAGAGGGCATAACAGATACGGCAGGACGTCTTAAAGGCGCGTTCGGGCTTCTTTCAGAATCGCGCACGCCTAGCGGAGGTGTGACTACCAATTACGAACGCCGTATCCAGGCGAACGAAATTGTCTATGAAACGATGATAAAAGCCTTTGCAGACGATGAGCTTGGCCCAAAACTTAAGAAAGCTGTGGATGACGCACGTAAAACGATGGCTACAGACCGAAGCAAGCTTGTAGTAAAACTGATGAACGGTGATCCTGTATCCGTAGATGTAGAAATACCTGGAGAAAAAGGTGTTCCTATCCTCCGCCTTGTTAGAGATCCGTCATCTCCTGACCAGCCAATAGTCTCAGCAGATTACTTCCCCGCACGGGTAAGCCGCTCCCGTTATGTGACATATGATAAGAATACTCCGTATTCATATGTTGAACGGCCATATGCGTACATCGTATCCGCAGACGCAGCCGTTGCTGCTAGAATAGCAAACACGGGTGTGCGTATACAACGCCTAGCAAAAGATACGACTGTAGAGGTGGAGGCGTACAAGGTCACTGCATTTGGTAAAAATGTCAATTTCATTGGCAGGGATGGATTTGAAATAACCGTCTCGCAACTTGAAACCGGCATTACCGGAGTGGAGCTTGCCAAAAAAACTGTAACCTTCCCGAAGGGAACGTTCGTCTTCTATATGGATCAGTGGGCCAGTGTGCATGCGGCGCTTACAGTTGAGCCGATGGGTTGCCGCAATTTTGGTAACTACTGGTACAACAGAATAGGCGAGAGCAAAAAAGGATTCCTGCCGGTGGCGCTTAACGCAGATTATCCCGCATATCGTTATATGAAGCCAGAAAAACTTGATACATACGAAGTACCTAACGTAACGCCTCTGGTCAGCGGGACTTTTGTGGAATTCCCAACTATGTTGACACAGGAAGAGGTACAAAAATATACAGGCAAAACTGTTGGTAGCCTGATTACAATGAGCACTTTTACGGTGAACAACCAGAAGAAATCATTTGGAGCATATCTGCCGAAGACAGATATAGACGGTAAATGGTATGCATGGAATTGGAAGGAAGAAAAAGCCGAAGAGCTTTCTCTGAACAACGAAAATTTCGTAGAACTTCCAAAGGATAATATTAGTGCAGAAAAGGGCGTTGTGCTTTTTAAGAAAGCTGCCGTAGTAGATAATGGCGGCTCAAGTGGCTGCGCGATGGCAGGATATGGAATACTGATTCTGCTTGGCGTGATCCCAGTAATGGTACGTAGCAAGCGACGTCACTGGTAA
- the dnaJ gene encoding molecular chaperone DnaJ produces MAAPGTKDYYEILGVSRGASADEIKKAYRALTRKYHPDANPGNAEAEAKYKEINEANEVLSDPQKRAQYDQYGFVGDMPPGGQGGGFGGFGGFGGQGQTFSQEDLGDLFGDLLGGAGGFGGRRRSANPNAPRAGADLEATVKITLEEAYKGTKRKLEIPRLETCKHCAGSGAEPGTKVETCPHCHGTGQLHEVVNTPFGQMQQNVTCSACGGKGKKIDKVCTECRGKGRVKRVQTVEVKIPAGVDSGTRLRVSSKGEAGINGGPSGDLFILTEVLPDSRFTRKGDDLNTTIEISYPQAALGCEAKVETFDGTEKLDIPAGTQAGSKLRIKGRGMPRIKGKANGDMNILVKVKVPKTLTEKERSIIRELAKETGQQVNG; encoded by the coding sequence ATGGCTGCTCCCGGTACAAAAGACTATTATGAAATATTGGGTGTTAGCCGGGGAGCATCGGCTGACGAAATCAAGAAGGCCTACCGTGCTTTAACGCGGAAGTATCATCCCGATGCAAACCCGGGCAACGCGGAAGCGGAGGCTAAATACAAAGAAATAAACGAGGCGAACGAAGTGCTGAGCGATCCTCAGAAACGCGCTCAATACGACCAGTACGGCTTTGTCGGCGACATGCCGCCCGGCGGCCAGGGAGGCGGCTTCGGTGGTTTTGGCGGCTTCGGCGGCCAGGGACAGACCTTCTCGCAGGAAGACCTGGGCGACCTGTTCGGAGACCTTCTGGGAGGAGCCGGCGGCTTCGGAGGCAGAAGGCGTTCCGCGAACCCCAACGCACCGCGCGCCGGCGCAGACCTCGAAGCTACAGTCAAGATCACGCTCGAAGAGGCCTATAAAGGCACAAAACGCAAGCTGGAGATACCGCGTCTTGAGACCTGCAAGCACTGCGCGGGAAGCGGCGCGGAGCCCGGCACAAAAGTTGAGACTTGTCCGCACTGCCACGGCACGGGCCAGCTCCATGAAGTTGTAAATACGCCCTTTGGCCAGATGCAGCAGAACGTCACCTGTTCCGCCTGCGGCGGCAAAGGCAAGAAAATCGATAAAGTATGCACCGAATGCCGCGGCAAGGGCCGCGTGAAGCGCGTGCAGACCGTAGAGGTGAAGATACCAGCGGGCGTTGACAGCGGCACGCGCCTCAGAGTCTCAAGCAAAGGCGAAGCCGGGATAAACGGCGGCCCGTCAGGCGACCTCTTCATACTTACGGAAGTGCTGCCGGATTCGAGATTCACGCGCAAGGGAGACGACCTCAACACCACCATTGAAATATCCTACCCGCAGGCGGCGCTTGGCTGTGAGGCAAAGGTGGAGACGTTCGACGGCACCGAAAAACTTGACATTCCCGCGGGCACTCAGGCGGGTTCCAAGCTTCGCATAAAGGGCCGCGGAATGCCGCGCATAAAGGGCAAGGCGAACGGCGACATGAACATACTGGTCAAGGTCAAAGTGCCCAAGACGCTCACAGAAAAGGAACGTTCCATCATCAGGGAACTCGCCAAAGAAACGGGCCAGCAGGTCAACGGCTGA
- the dnaK gene encoding molecular chaperone DnaK, with the protein MAKVIGIDLGTTNSCVAVKEGDNVTVIPNPEGQRTTPSVVAFTKDGEILVGQLAKRQAIVNPDRTIISIKREMGTDKNVTVDGKTYTPQQISAMILQKLKKDAEEYLGMPISDAVITCPAYFTDAQRQATKDAGTIAGLNVLRIINEPTAACLAYGVNLEKGDHKIMVYDLGGGTFDVSILDVGDGVFEVLSTAGDNHLGGDDWDNEVVKWLAEEFKKSDGIDLLKDKMAAQRLREAAEKAKIELSSMNETTISLPFITADANGPKHLEIKLTRAKFDDLTKALLDRTVAPVKTALKDAKLEASQVDQILLVGGSTRMPMVQKLVRELMGKEPTKGINPDECVAMGAAIQGAILSGEQQGIVLVDVTPLSLGLETLGGVFTKIIDKNSAIPVSKSQVFTTAADNQPQVEIHVLQGERAMAGDNVSLGRFFLDGIKAAPRGIPQIEVTFDIDANGIVNVTAKDKATGKVQNITIQSSKLSDEEIEKMRRDAEINESADKKRKELIEARNEAESIVYQAEKLVKDSGSADAAAAAKVTERIGKLKEKMTGEDTESIKTEIKYVMDEMNVLAQAAQAHASNAGQQAGEAHSEKPQHDENPDGETVEAEFHEEDN; encoded by the coding sequence ATGGCAAAAGTAATAGGAATTGACCTTGGAACGACAAACAGCTGCGTAGCGGTAAAAGAGGGAGACAACGTAACTGTTATCCCAAACCCGGAAGGACAGCGCACTACACCTTCCGTAGTGGCCTTCACAAAAGACGGCGAGATACTTGTAGGACAGTTGGCTAAGCGTCAGGCGATAGTAAACCCCGATCGCACGATAATCTCCATCAAGCGCGAGATGGGCACAGATAAAAACGTCACCGTCGACGGCAAGACCTACACGCCGCAGCAGATCTCCGCTATGATCCTCCAGAAGCTCAAGAAGGACGCCGAAGAATACCTCGGAATGCCCATCTCTGACGCCGTAATCACCTGCCCCGCCTACTTCACCGACGCTCAGCGCCAGGCGACCAAAGACGCGGGAACGATCGCAGGCCTCAACGTGCTGCGCATCATCAACGAACCGACCGCGGCCTGCCTCGCCTACGGCGTCAACCTTGAAAAGGGCGACCACAAGATAATGGTTTACGACTTGGGCGGCGGCACGTTCGACGTCTCCATCCTCGACGTGGGCGACGGCGTATTTGAAGTCCTCTCAACGGCCGGCGACAACCACCTGGGCGGCGACGACTGGGACAACGAAGTCGTAAAATGGCTTGCGGAAGAATTCAAAAAGAGCGACGGCATCGACCTTCTTAAAGATAAAATGGCTGCCCAGCGTCTGCGCGAAGCTGCCGAGAAGGCGAAGATAGAACTCTCGTCAATGAACGAGACGACCATCTCGCTGCCCTTCATCACAGCCGACGCAAACGGCCCCAAGCATCTTGAGATAAAGCTTACCCGCGCAAAGTTCGACGACCTTACAAAGGCGCTCCTTGACAGAACCGTCGCCCCCGTAAAGACCGCCTTAAAAGACGCGAAGCTTGAAGCATCGCAGGTCGACCAGATACTGCTCGTCGGCGGTTCAACGCGTATGCCGATGGTGCAGAAGCTCGTGCGCGAACTGATGGGCAAAGAGCCCACAAAGGGCATCAACCCCGACGAATGCGTCGCTATGGGCGCCGCCATCCAGGGCGCCATCCTCTCCGGCGAACAGCAGGGCATCGTCCTCGTAGACGTCACGCCGCTTTCGCTCGGCCTTGAGACACTTGGCGGAGTATTTACAAAGATAATAGACAAGAACAGCGCCATACCGGTATCAAAGAGCCAGGTATTCACCACGGCTGCCGATAATCAGCCCCAGGTCGAGATACATGTGCTTCAGGGCGAACGCGCCATGGCCGGCGACAACGTATCGCTCGGACGCTTCTTCCTTGACGGCATCAAAGCGGCCCCGCGCGGCATCCCGCAGATAGAGGTCACCTTCGACATCGACGCGAACGGCATCGTCAACGTTACAGCTAAGGACAAGGCGACAGGCAAGGTGCAGAACATCACCATCCAGTCCTCAAAGCTCTCCGACGAAGAGATCGAGAAGATGCGCCGCGACGCCGAGATCAACGAAAGCGCCGACAAAAAACGCAAAGAACTCATAGAGGCCCGCAACGAGGCGGAATCAATAGTCTATCAGGCTGAAAAGCTCGTCAAAGATTCCGGAAGCGCCGACGCCGCGGCGGCAGCGAAAGTCACCGAGAGAATAGGCAAATTGAAGGAAAAAATGACAGGCGAAGATACAGAGTCCATAAAGACTGAAATAAAGTATGTTATGGATGAGATGAACGTGCTGGCGCAGGCGGCTCAGGCCCATGCGTCAAACGCGGGCCAGCAGGCCGGCGAAGCTCACAGCGAAAAGCCCCAGCACGACGAGAACCCGGACGGAGAGACCGTCGAAGCCGAGTTCCACGAGGAAGACAACTAA
- a CDS encoding nucleotide exchange factor GrpE, producing the protein MSNHKDHHSSEPQMQEEPAVQPPQASEAQAAPQAEETPQDPAVKAEAEKLNEEIKKLKEEVARGRADYFNLRSRIERDRESNAKLAAEQAVNEMLPVFENLERLAAAVNDPESSLAKGMSMVIRQFSDGLEKLGLEFIPIEGEFDPAVHEAVTMEPVCDPSKDGHIIGALCRGYKLAGRVLKAPQVRVGKFNG; encoded by the coding sequence ATGAGCAACCATAAGGATCATCACAGCAGCGAACCTCAGATGCAGGAAGAGCCGGCCGTCCAGCCGCCTCAGGCTTCGGAGGCTCAGGCCGCCCCTCAGGCGGAGGAGACCCCGCAGGATCCCGCCGTGAAGGCGGAGGCGGAGAAACTGAACGAGGAAATCAAAAAACTGAAGGAGGAGGTGGCCCGAGGAAGGGCTGACTATTTCAATCTTCGATCAAGGATAGAGCGCGACCGCGAAAGCAACGCGAAACTTGCCGCGGAGCAGGCGGTCAACGAGATGCTTCCGGTCTTTGAAAATCTCGAACGGCTGGCCGCCGCGGTAAACGACCCGGAGAGCAGCCTTGCAAAAGGAATGTCGATGGTCATAAGGCAGTTCTCGGACGGCCTTGAAAAGCTCGGGCTTGAATTTATCCCCATAGAGGGCGAGTTCGACCCCGCGGTGCATGAGGCGGTAACGATGGAGCCTGTCTGCGACCCCTCAAAGGACGGGCATATCATAGGCGCGCTCTGCCGCGGCTACAAACTGGCCGGCCGTGTTCTAAAAGCGCCTCAGGTGCGCGTAGGAAAGTTCAACGGCTGA